From Helicoverpa zea isolate HzStark_Cry1AcR chromosome 23, ilHelZeax1.1, whole genome shotgun sequence, one genomic window encodes:
- the LOC124641738 gene encoding cytochrome P450 4C1-like — protein sequence MLGLILIFCFLCLVFLNFKKNRNKHELPPALAESVPIIGHMLLIVRNCTTLFTMITSWGKQADAKGGVAHFYFGKELYYFISDPQDALTAANGCPKKHYSFDLIKSWLGDGLVTAPVDIWKRHRKLLSPAFSLPVIHGFLGIFNSQSRKLLEAIEPNAGKGLFDQRKYFNNNALETLCLGVFGINAINDPNVIQKYMEAVVEMIRLCFAKTIKVWLQVEIIYKLVGLRKKEDEYLDTLHSMTNKVLQEKRAAKKDVANNNAITEITTTGLKYKPFLDLIMDLSQNGELTDKEIREETDTIVVTGSETTSNQLTFTMLLLGAHPEVQEKLYQEIIDVLGKDRDVEKEDLNKLVYANAVLTECLRYLPTVPCLFRTVEKDVKLKNYTMRAGSYCHTFPLTYDDSNWGPESDKFKPERWLNGDVKPNQEFAAFGLGRRSCIGKGYAMTVMKVVLVHFVRRYRIQADMSKLKVQYDFVLKPISGHEISIERRT from the exons CTCTTTTCACCATGATAACTTCGTGGGGCAAACAGGCTGATGCGAAAGGAGGtgtcgcacatttttattttggaaaagaaTTGTATTATT ttaTATCTGATCCGCAAGATGCATTAACTGCTGCAAATGGATGTCCTAAGAAACATTATTCCTTTGATCTAATCAAATCATGGTTAGGAGATGGGCTAGTGACGGCACCAG TGGACATTTGGAAACGTCATCGCAAGCTGCTCAGCCCTGCATTCAGTCTGCCTGTTATCCACGGATTCCTAGGTATATTCAACAGTCAGTCCAGAAAACTTCTGGAAGCCATAGAACCTAATGCGGGAAAGGGTCTCTTCGATCaacgaaaatattttaacaacaaCGCTTTGGAAACACTTTGTC TTGGAGTGTTTGGAATAAACGCTATTAACGACCCGAACGTTATACAGAAATATATGGAAGCAGTAGTTGAAATGATAAGACTGTGTTTTGCAAAGACAATCAAGGTCTGGCTACAGGTTGAGATAATATACAAGTTAGTGGGGCTCAGGAAGAAGGAAGACGAATATCTGGATACATTACATTCTATGACAAACAAA GTTTTGCAAGAGAAAAGAGCTGCCAAAAAGGATGTAGCTAACAATAATGCAATTACTGAAATTACTACTACTG GActtaaatacaaaccattcttaGACCTAATAATGGACTTATCACAAAATGGAGAGTTGACTGATAAAGAGATAAGAGAAGAAACTGATACAATTGTAGTTACTGGATCTGAGACCACATCCAACCAGTTGACATTCACCATGTTACTGCTGGGAGCACATCCTGAAGTACAGGAGAAACTGTATCAAGA aaTAATAGACGTATTAGGTAAAGACAGAGATGTAGAAAAAGAGGATTTGAACAAACTCGTCTACGCAAATGCTGTTTTGACGGAGTGCCTTAGATACCTTCCAACTGTACCTTGTTTATTTAGAACTGTGGAAAAGGATGTGAAACTAA aGAATTACACAATGCGTGCCGGCAGTTATTGTCACACATTCCCATTGACTTACGATGACTCAAATTGGGGTCCAGAGAGTGATAAGTTTAAGCCGGAACGATGGCTCAATGGAGATGTTAAACCTAACCAGGAATTTGCTGCTTTCGGATTGGGCAGAAGAAGCTGTATAG GAAAAGGATACGCCATGACAGTAATGAAAGTAGTACTAGTCCACTTCGTACGCCGGTACCGAATACAAGCAGACATGAGCAAGTTGAAAGTCCAATACGACTTCGTTTTGAAGCCAATATCAGGACACGAGATCAGTATTGAACGAAGAACGTAG
- the LOC124641739 gene encoding uncharacterized protein LOC124641739, whose amino-acid sequence MYYYSVLRLLVSIVMLFSCIHSYLAERHYKRSNANGNVFNLLLGLYKINPLKGSDVYRSFSDKLLLGRSEKAQGYKANSDEIGKGQLKESLNEIEKIIHLTTKKPSSTFVKPAYDVDDVSTENFKVDIVVNEKYMVKDDMRRIEDEDDFNSILGHLSSNEVKDIPVTKLLPVNATSAFEPFYEIVDNNVPSSDNFEFRDKSLDEAPSDTKIEELPEVIVL is encoded by the exons ATGTACTACTATTCTGTGCTCAGGTTACTCGTCTCTATCGTAATg ttattcagctgcatccacaGTTATTTGGCGGAGAGGCACTATAAAAGAAGCAATGCTAATGGAAATGTTTTCAATCTCCTGCTTGGACTATACAAAATAAATCCTTTGAAAGGTTCCGATGTATATAGATCTTTTTCTGACAAACTGCTCTTGGGCCGCAGTGAAAAAGCCCAGGGTTACAAAGCAAACTCAGATGAAATTGGCAAAGGACAATTGAAAGAATCTCTAAATGAAATAGAGAAAATAATACACCTCACGACAAAAAAGCCTTCGAGTACTTTCGTGAAACCTGCATACGATGTTGATGATGTCAGCACAGAGAACTTTAAAGTAGATATCGTagttaatgaaaaatatatggTGAAAGACGACATGAGAAGAATTGAGGATGAAGATGATTTCAACTCAATACTCGGACATTTATCAAGCAATGAAGTTAAAGATATTCCTGTCACAAAACTGTTGCCTGTCAATGCCACAAGTGCGTTTGAGCCTTTTTATGAAATAGTTGACAATAATGTACCTAGTAGTGATAATTTCGAATTTCGTGATAAAAGTCTGGACGAAGCGCCTTCGGATACAAAAATAGAAGAACTGCCAGAAGTGATAGTGTTATAA
- the LOC124641923 gene encoding uncharacterized protein LOC124641923 encodes MAKLLVLLTLAAVASANSYTASKLVKNIYNECLSQYSVECVKPRTLQWISQVSNDDEIKITDDLSIVKTATLEDDMGVDPRMAQDPAYQIVDKVDRFLQTHTLKVKVPEEISNSAASEYVPRSLLTDLPSELEMPLDGEEDGQVFEGRKKKIKLPKPLRIKSKHGFIKKVLLPFLLGLKFKASVLVPLALALIALKTWKALTLGLISLVLSGAMVIFKFTKPKVVNYEVIHYPQHHVEHHVDHHAPGWDAHGPYQARTFEDAHEMAYSAQI; translated from the exons ATGGCTAAACTATTAGTGCTCCTTACCCTTGCGGCAGTCGCCAGTGCAAACTCATATACCGCCTCCAAATTAGTAAAGAACATTTACAACGAATGTTTGAGCCAATATTCGGTGGAATGTGTGAAACCGAGAACCCTGCAGTGGATTTCGCAAGTGTCCAACGATGACGAGATCAAGATCACAGACGACCTCTCCATTGTCAAGACTGCGACCCTGGAGGATGACATGGGAGTCGACCCCAGGATGGCACAGGATCCAGCTTACCAGATTGTGGATAAAGTAGACCGGTTCCTCCAGACCCATACGCTCAAAGTGAAAGTTCCTGAGGAAATTTCGAACAGTGCTGCGTCTGAGTATGTGCCAAGGTCCTTGCTTACGGATCTGCCTTCGGAATTGGAAATGCCTCTGGATGGTGAAGAAGACGGTCAAGTGTTcgagggcaggaagaagaagatcaAGCTCCCCAAGCCTTTGAGGATCAAGAGCA AGCACGGTTTCATCAAGAAGGTGCTGCTGCCCTTCCTCCTCGGCTTAAAGTTCAAGGCTTCCGTGCTGGTCCCTCTGGCTCTTGCCCTCATCGCTCTCAAGACATGGAAGGCTCTGACCCTGGGTCTCATCTCATTGGTTCTTTCCG GTGCCATGGTAATCTTCAAATTCACGAAACCCAAGGTCGTGAACTACGAAGTTATTCACTACCCACAGCACCACGTTGAGCACCATGTAGACCACCATGCCCCAGGATGGGATGCCCACGGACCGTACCAGGCCAGGACCTTCGAAGACGCCCACGAAATGGCCTACTCCgcacaaatataa
- the LOC124642052 gene encoding golgin subfamily A member 7, giving the protein MMANNRIPSGPNTPGSQQTPTQQGIKIFIQRDYSEGTAVKFQTRFPPELEDRIDRQTFEYTMERLNEHFEMAETADCSTYCEGCLACLTAYFIYICTETHYEKHLRKVSKFIATQNERVYNPRGIHITDPILRGLRVIEITVIDVPNCQSPTGNSNNQMRHT; this is encoded by the exons ATGATGGCAAATAATCGTATACCTTCAGGGCCCAATACGCCTGGGAGTCAACAGACCCCAACACAGCAAGGAATTAAGATATTTATACAGAGGGACTATTCTGAAGGGACTGCGGTGAAGTTCCAGACTCGTTTCCCGCCAGAACTGGAAGATCGA ATAGACAGACAAACATTCGAGTACACGATGGAGCGTCTGAACGAGCACTTCGAGATGGCAGAGACGGCCGACTGCAGCACTTACTGCGAGGGTTGTTTAGCCTGCCTCACTGCCTACTTCATTTATATCTGTACGGAGACACATTATGAAAAG CACTTAAGAAAAGTATCAAAATTCATAGCGACGCAAAACGAACGAGTTTACAACCCCCGCGGGATTCACATCACGGACCCCATACTACGGGGTCTTCGAGTCATAGAGATCACGGTTATTGACGTACCCAACTGTCAGAGTCCGACTGGCAACTCGAACAACCAAATGAGGCATACATGA